Proteins encoded together in one Thermomonospora curvata DSM 43183 window:
- a CDS encoding TIGR02677 family protein, with protein sequence MPQRQWRHTYRDSAGPRGVMKGQGPRPFAHLDSPSAPLYRRVMRAFMDNKRRFVVHLRPEDVVEALRQDGGPPVSAEAIGDALARLAEWGNLRADPDTGRVTTVEDFYRARYLYQLSREGEAAERALEVYEKEIGRRGELQAVALEDLRVRLRSLRELAERSDPDPAIVHSLLLEISGRLDSLAANASAFMGSLQRTIDLQDIDEEAFLAYKDRLITYLERFVSELVVKAHDIAATLRELTDVTALLRLAAEREAADVAPGADDDPSADPAADKLRQWQERWTGLRSWFLGDRAHPSQAALLRQRTRQAILDLLAAVGVLVERRAGRSDRSADFRELARWFAQAPTEEDAHRLWRAAFGLSPARHHTAPSDAESVPAATRWADAPPVEIAPRLRATGHYQRRGRAARVRDRSIEKAYLARQLAAERAQAEAARRRLATGRPVLLSELGALDREEFGLFLRLLGEALSAGPPGADGVIRTQTADGALELVLRPVGGGRTAAIATEDGTMYGPDHELTIINRAAAS encoded by the coding sequence CGCAGGTTCGTTGTGCATCTGCGACCTGAAGACGTCGTTGAAGCACTGCGCCAAGACGGCGGCCCTCCGGTGAGCGCGGAGGCCATTGGTGACGCGTTGGCACGGCTGGCGGAGTGGGGGAACCTGCGGGCAGATCCGGACACCGGGCGGGTGACCACGGTGGAGGACTTCTACCGGGCCCGGTATCTGTACCAGCTCAGCCGGGAAGGTGAGGCCGCGGAGCGGGCTCTGGAGGTCTACGAGAAAGAGATCGGCAGGCGTGGTGAGCTGCAGGCGGTGGCGCTGGAGGATCTGCGGGTGAGGCTGCGGTCGCTGCGTGAGCTGGCCGAGCGGTCCGATCCGGATCCGGCGATCGTGCACAGCCTGCTGTTGGAGATCTCCGGTCGGCTCGACAGTCTGGCGGCCAACGCGAGCGCGTTCATGGGGAGCCTGCAACGCACGATCGACCTGCAGGACATCGACGAAGAGGCCTTTCTGGCCTACAAGGACCGGCTGATCACCTACCTGGAACGGTTCGTCTCCGAGTTGGTGGTCAAGGCGCACGACATCGCCGCCACGCTGCGGGAGCTCACGGACGTGACGGCGTTGCTGCGGCTGGCCGCCGAGCGGGAGGCGGCCGACGTGGCGCCCGGCGCCGACGATGACCCATCCGCCGACCCCGCCGCCGACAAGCTGCGGCAGTGGCAGGAGCGCTGGACGGGGCTGCGTTCGTGGTTCCTCGGCGATCGCGCCCATCCCAGCCAGGCCGCGCTGCTGCGGCAGCGGACCCGGCAGGCGATCCTCGATCTGCTGGCCGCCGTTGGGGTGCTGGTCGAGCGGCGCGCCGGGCGCAGTGACCGTTCGGCCGACTTCCGGGAGCTGGCCCGGTGGTTCGCCCAGGCGCCCACCGAGGAGGACGCGCACCGGCTGTGGCGGGCGGCGTTCGGGCTGAGCCCGGCTCGCCACCACACCGCGCCAAGCGACGCCGAGTCGGTCCCGGCCGCCACCCGCTGGGCGGACGCCCCACCCGTGGAGATCGCGCCACGGCTGCGGGCCACCGGCCACTACCAGCGGCGCGGCCGGGCGGCCAGGGTTCGGGACCGGTCGATCGAGAAGGCATACCTGGCCCGGCAGCTGGCCGCCGAACGAGCCCAGGCCGAGGCGGCGCGCCGCCGCCTGGCGACCGGGCGTCCGGTGCTGCTCAGCGAGCTCGGCGCGCTGGACCGGGAGGAGTTCGGGCTGTTTTTGCGGTTGCTGGGAGAGGCGCTGTCGGCGGGTCCACCCGGCGCCGACGGCGTCATCCGCACCCAGACCGCCGACGGCGCCCTGGAGCTGGTGCTCCGCCCGGTCGGCGGCGGGCGCACCGCGGCCATCGCCACCGAGGACGGCACCATGTACGGGCCCGATCATGAGTTGACCATCATCAACCGGGCGGCCGCGTCATGA